The following coding sequences are from one Lolium rigidum isolate FL_2022 chromosome 6, APGP_CSIRO_Lrig_0.1, whole genome shotgun sequence window:
- the LOC124662590 gene encoding protein NRT1/ PTR FAMILY 8.2-like: MTQVLGQGCGGDGRRQGGAADESMAAVHGDAGGGAQVRAAVIGSFRVPAAVLSVFGTLSVMLWVPLYDCAVVPLASSLTGYRHGFTQLARIGVGFVVLTVAMLLAGALEVARRRVLAHHGTYVGADGARYVPMSIFWQVPQYVVVGAAEVFTFIGQMEFFYDQAPDAMRSICSGLAKAARNGTPPIRTPHGGGSLKRPIQCFTGHHLREDAFSQSEDSMGREQTSTG; encoded by the exons ATGACGCAGGTTCTTGGACAAGGCTGCGGTGGAGACGGCAGGCGACAAGGCGGGGCGGCAGACGAGTCCATGGCAGCTGTGCACGGTGACGCAGGTGGAGGAGCTCAAGTGCGTGCTGCAG TCATCGGCAGCTTCCGCGTCCCGGCCGCCGTGCTATCCGTCTTCGGCACCCTCAGTGTCATGCTCTGGGTGCCCCTCTACGACTGCGCTGTTGTCCCACTCGCGAGCAGCCTCACGGGCTACCGCCATGGGTTCACGCAGCTAGCGCGGATtggcgtcggcttcgtcgtcCTCACCGTCGCCATGCTGCTCGCTGGCGCGCTCGAGGTCGCCCGCCGCCGTGTCCTCGCGCACCATGGCACGTACGTCGGCGCGGACGGCGCGCGGTATGTGCCTATGTCAATCTTCTGGCAGGTACCGCAGTATGTGGTGGTGGGCGCGGCAGAGGTGTTCACATTCATCGGCCAGATGGAGTTCTTCTACGATCAGGCGCCGGACGCCATGCGGAGCATCTGCTCAGGCCTCGCCAAAGCGGCTAGAAATGGGACGCCACCAATTAGGACACCACACGGCGGCGGGTCCCTTAAGCGACCAATCCAATGTTTTACTGGACATCATTTAAGGGAAGATG CTTTCAGCCAATCCGAAGATTCTATGGGCCGTGAACAGACCTCCACGGGCTAA